From a region of the Pongo abelii isolate AG06213 chromosome 9, NHGRI_mPonAbe1-v2.0_pri, whole genome shotgun sequence genome:
- the LMNTD2 gene encoding lamin tail domain-containing protein 2 isoform X5: protein MAPKSGQGFEEAEEEALLSPTEQESVSGHLGPPAGAAPETPTCLPDTTPHPAPVVCSADPQVCCCCRLALESLDPRTLRLLWRQRELEIQALRWAVQNGQDAWRCHILEEVAGLPPKRSSHSQEKFLQNQVQKLTLELKEQKEQAQWEKEHLEERLLQTTRTLQEVEAELQNLQKSCLLQLARSSWVGRMLRSQTGSVEVVTAETLMDPSDLSENIQAPTGEGFRLEDVDWNSIAHRYPNLFTSMEPSSKQKQPQPWPQLDTGSSESSRKHSERHHKTVEWGSLPCLNTSSSGGADSDSSICRPGLPSLVQAIGHTPRDHRASSEQALVQAGSHSRDSEDLQKTHSPGHGDPVLSPQPCTDPDHWSPELLQSPTGLKIVAVSRQEKFVRIFNPSQESTADLSGMVLKQLVRGFPERLYRFPPGTLLAPRHHVTVWGEATRSAKKPLCASSGREPVPLLSIRGCATLLLSPKGEVLSEHRIPRRETPAPRVFADGTDLSIDRFPLPEAGPGADTRKPPRPPRPLRKGRVREPRVSRRRPGTRGLLPPMSSGKLFHEREGPARPETPEIPAPQHLPAIPGDPTLPSPPAEAGLGLEDCRLRKEHRVRVCRKSVDRSCPLVALSVQSTAESRFGFRFLSCLPVTADTCRGA from the exons ATGGCCCCCAAGTCTGGCCAGGGGTTTGAAGAAGCCGAGGAAGAGGCTCTCCTGTCCCCTACAGAGCAAGAGTCGGTCAGTGGTCACCTGGGACCTCCAGCAGGTGCAGCCCCCGAGACTCCCACGTGCCTGCCAGACACCACGCCCCACCCTGCACCGGTGGTCTGTTCTGCCGACCCACA ggtctgctgctgctgcaggtTGGCTCTTGAGTCCCTGGACCCTCGCACACTGCGGCTGCTGTGGAGGCAGCGAGAACTGGAGATCCAGGCCTTGCGGTGGGCCGTCCAGAATGGCCAGGACGCCTGGCGCTGCCACATCCTGGAGGAGGTGGCGGGGCTTCCGCCCAAGAG GAGCTCCCACAGCCAGGAGAAATTCCTGCAGAACCAGGTCCAGAAGCTGACCCTGGAGTTGAAGGAACAGAAGGAGCAAGCCCAGTGG GAGAAGGAGCACTTGGAGGAGCGGCTGCTGCAGACCACCCGCACgctccaggaggtggaggccgaGCTACAGAACTTGCAGAAGTCCTGCCTCCTGCAGCTGGCCCGCTCCTCGTGGGTGGGCCGCATGCTACGATCCCAGACTGGCAGTGTGGAG GTAGTGACGGCAGAGACTCTGATGGACCCAAGTGACCTCTCTGAAAACATTCAGGCCCCCACTGGGGAG GGCTTTCGGCTGGAGGACGTGGACTGGAACAGCATTGCCCACCGCTACCCCAACCTCTTCACCAGCATGGAGCCCAGCTCAAAGCAAAA gcagccccagccctggccacAGCTGGACACAGGGAGCTCAGAGTCCTCCAGAAAGCACTCCGAGCGGCATCACAAGACCGTGGAGTGGGGCTCCCTGCCCTGTCTGAACACCAGCAGCTCAGGGGGCGCTGACTCCGACTCCAGCATCTGCCGGCCAGGCCTGCCTTCCCTCGTGCAGGCGATAGGGCACACGCCCCGGGACCACCGCGCTTCCTCCGAGCAGGCGCTGGTGCAGGCCGGGAGCCACAGCAGGGACTCAGAAG ATCTCCAGAAAACCCACTCACCCGGGCACGGCGATCCGGTCCTGTCGCCCCAGCCCTGCACAGACCCCGACCACTGGAGCCCGGAACTCCTGCAGAG CCCGACAGGCCTGAAGATCGTGGCTGTGAGCCGCCAGGAGAAGTTCGTCCGCATCTTCAACCCGTCGCAGGAGAGCACGGCCGACCTGAGCGGCATGGTGCTGAAGCAGCTGGTGCGCGGCTTCCCGGAGCGCCTGTACCGCTTCCCGCCGGGCACGCTGCTGGCCCCGCGGCACCACGTCACG GTCTGGGGCGAGGCGACCCGCAGCGCCAAGAAGCCGCTGTGCGCGTCCTCGGGCCGGGAGCCCgttcccctcctctccatccgCGGCTGCGCGACGCTGCTCCTGAGCCCCAAGGGCGAG GTCCTCAGTGAGCACCGGATCCCACGCCGCGAGACTCCGGCCCCGAGGGTCTTCGCCGACGGCACCGACTTGTCCATCGACCGCTTCCCGCTCCCTGAGGCCGGGCCCGGCGCCGACACCCGCAAGCCGCCGCGCCCACCTCGACCCCTGCGCAAAGGCCGGGTGCGGGAGCCCCGGGTCAGTCGCCGGAGACCAGG GACGCGGGGCCTGCTGCCCCCAATGAGCTCGGGGAAGCTCTTCCACGAGCGGGAGGGGCCCGCGCGGCCCGAGACCCCGGAGATCCCCGCGCCGCAGCACCTGCCCGCCATCCCGGGTGACCCCACCCTGCCGTCGCCTCCCGCAGAGGCCGGGCTGGGCCTGGAGGACTGTCGGCTCCGGAAAGAGCACCGAGTTCGG GTGTGCCGGAAGAGCGTGGACCGTAGCTGCCCCCTGGTGGCCCTGTCGGTGCAGAGCACGGCGGAGAGCAGATTCGGCTTCCGCTTCCTCAGCTGCCTGCCGGTCACCGCGGACACCTGCCGCGGCGCCTAG
- the LMNTD2 gene encoding lamin tail domain-containing protein 2 isoform X6: MAPKSGQGFEEAEEEALLSPTEQESVSGHLGPPAGAAPETPTCLPDTTPHPAPVVCSADPQLALESLDPRTLRLLWRQRELEIQALRWAVQNGQDAWRCHILEEVAGLPPKRSSHSQEKFLQNQVQKLTLELKEQKEQAQWEKEHLEERLLQTTRTLQEVEAELQNLQKSCLLQLARSSWVGRMLRSQTGSVEVVTAETLMDPSDLSENIQAPTGEGFRLEDVDWNSIAHRYPNLFTSMEPSSKQKQPQPWPQLDTGSSESSRKHSERHHKTVEWGSLPCLNTSSSGGADSDSSICRPGLPSLVQAIGHTPRDHRASSEQALVQAGSHSRDSEDLQKTHSPGHGDPVLSPQPCTDPDHWSPELLQSPTGLKIVAVSRQEKFVRIFNPSQESTADLSGMVLKQLVRGFPERLYRFPPGTLLAPRHHVTVWGEATRSAKKPLCASSGREPVPLLSIRGCATLLLSPKGEVLSEHRIPRRETPAPRVFADGTDLSIDRFPLPEAGPGADTRKPPRPPRPLRKGRVREPRVSRRRPGTRGLLPPMSSGKLFHEREGPARPETPEIPAPQHLPAIPGDPTLPSPPAEAGLGLEDCRLRKEHRVRVCRKSVDRSCPLVALSVQSTAESRFGFRFLSCLPVTADTCRGA; the protein is encoded by the exons ATGGCCCCCAAGTCTGGCCAGGGGTTTGAAGAAGCCGAGGAAGAGGCTCTCCTGTCCCCTACAGAGCAAGAGTCGGTCAGTGGTCACCTGGGACCTCCAGCAGGTGCAGCCCCCGAGACTCCCACGTGCCTGCCAGACACCACGCCCCACCCTGCACCGGTGGTCTGTTCTGCCGACCCACA gtTGGCTCTTGAGTCCCTGGACCCTCGCACACTGCGGCTGCTGTGGAGGCAGCGAGAACTGGAGATCCAGGCCTTGCGGTGGGCCGTCCAGAATGGCCAGGACGCCTGGCGCTGCCACATCCTGGAGGAGGTGGCGGGGCTTCCGCCCAAGAG GAGCTCCCACAGCCAGGAGAAATTCCTGCAGAACCAGGTCCAGAAGCTGACCCTGGAGTTGAAGGAACAGAAGGAGCAAGCCCAGTGG GAGAAGGAGCACTTGGAGGAGCGGCTGCTGCAGACCACCCGCACgctccaggaggtggaggccgaGCTACAGAACTTGCAGAAGTCCTGCCTCCTGCAGCTGGCCCGCTCCTCGTGGGTGGGCCGCATGCTACGATCCCAGACTGGCAGTGTGGAG GTAGTGACGGCAGAGACTCTGATGGACCCAAGTGACCTCTCTGAAAACATTCAGGCCCCCACTGGGGAG GGCTTTCGGCTGGAGGACGTGGACTGGAACAGCATTGCCCACCGCTACCCCAACCTCTTCACCAGCATGGAGCCCAGCTCAAAGCAAAA gcagccccagccctggccacAGCTGGACACAGGGAGCTCAGAGTCCTCCAGAAAGCACTCCGAGCGGCATCACAAGACCGTGGAGTGGGGCTCCCTGCCCTGTCTGAACACCAGCAGCTCAGGGGGCGCTGACTCCGACTCCAGCATCTGCCGGCCAGGCCTGCCTTCCCTCGTGCAGGCGATAGGGCACACGCCCCGGGACCACCGCGCTTCCTCCGAGCAGGCGCTGGTGCAGGCCGGGAGCCACAGCAGGGACTCAGAAG ATCTCCAGAAAACCCACTCACCCGGGCACGGCGATCCGGTCCTGTCGCCCCAGCCCTGCACAGACCCCGACCACTGGAGCCCGGAACTCCTGCAGAG CCCGACAGGCCTGAAGATCGTGGCTGTGAGCCGCCAGGAGAAGTTCGTCCGCATCTTCAACCCGTCGCAGGAGAGCACGGCCGACCTGAGCGGCATGGTGCTGAAGCAGCTGGTGCGCGGCTTCCCGGAGCGCCTGTACCGCTTCCCGCCGGGCACGCTGCTGGCCCCGCGGCACCACGTCACG GTCTGGGGCGAGGCGACCCGCAGCGCCAAGAAGCCGCTGTGCGCGTCCTCGGGCCGGGAGCCCgttcccctcctctccatccgCGGCTGCGCGACGCTGCTCCTGAGCCCCAAGGGCGAG GTCCTCAGTGAGCACCGGATCCCACGCCGCGAGACTCCGGCCCCGAGGGTCTTCGCCGACGGCACCGACTTGTCCATCGACCGCTTCCCGCTCCCTGAGGCCGGGCCCGGCGCCGACACCCGCAAGCCGCCGCGCCCACCTCGACCCCTGCGCAAAGGCCGGGTGCGGGAGCCCCGGGTCAGTCGCCGGAGACCAGG GACGCGGGGCCTGCTGCCCCCAATGAGCTCGGGGAAGCTCTTCCACGAGCGGGAGGGGCCCGCGCGGCCCGAGACCCCGGAGATCCCCGCGCCGCAGCACCTGCCCGCCATCCCGGGTGACCCCACCCTGCCGTCGCCTCCCGCAGAGGCCGGGCTGGGCCTGGAGGACTGTCGGCTCCGGAAAGAGCACCGAGTTCGG GTGTGCCGGAAGAGCGTGGACCGTAGCTGCCCCCTGGTGGCCCTGTCGGTGCAGAGCACGGCGGAGAGCAGATTCGGCTTCCGCTTCCTCAGCTGCCTGCCGGTCACCGCGGACACCTGCCGCGGCGCCTAG
- the LMNTD2 gene encoding lamin tail domain-containing protein 2 isoform X2, which translates to MGPTLLCQPHPPATHSWGGGPLEQASSPTSPASSCHARTPGTRRIINQIHDFLPASPGSEDTAPSPGGAEAPARQAPRPPPWERPTPTCSGRRGARGRDPDLDPADGADSGSEQPPPARGAPPLPPNRCDRPEGPGPRCGHRCPRRDPNLAGARASPLRRAGAEQESVSGHLGPPAGAAPETPTCLPDTTPHPAPVVCSADPQLALESLDPRTLRLLWRQRELEIQALRWAVQNGQDAWRCHILEEVAGLPPKRSSHSQEKFLQNQVQKLTLELKEQKEQAQWEKEHLEERLLQTTRTLQEVEAELQNLQKSCLLQLARSSWVGRMLRSQTGSVEVVTAETLMDPSDLSENIQAPTGEGFRLEDVDWNSIAHRYPNLFTSMEPSSKQKQPQPWPQLDTGSSESSRKHSERHHKTVEWGSLPCLNTSSSGGADSDSSICRPGLPSLVQAIGHTPRDHRASSEQALVQAGSHSRDSEDLQKTHSPGHGDPVLSPQPCTDPDHWSPELLQSPTGLKIVAVSRQEKFVRIFNPSQESTADLSGMVLKQLVRGFPERLYRFPPGTLLAPRHHVTVWGEATRSAKKPLCASSGREPVPLLSIRGCATLLLSPKGEVLSEHRIPRRETPAPRVFADGTDLSIDRFPLPEAGPGADTRKPPRPPRPLRKGRVREPRVSRRRPGTRGLLPPMSSGKLFHEREGPARPETPEIPAPQHLPAIPGDPTLPSPPAEAGLGLEDCRLRKEHRVRVCRKSVDRSCPLVALSVQSTAESRFGFRFLSCLPVTADTCRGA; encoded by the exons ATGGGCCCCACCCTCCTGTGCCAGCCCCACCCGCCGGCCACACATTCCTGGGGTGGCGGCCCTCTGGAGCAGGCATCCTCCCCCACTTCACCAGCTTCCTCTTGCCACGCTCGCACTCCCGGAACAAGGCGAATCATTAACCAGATCCACGATTTCCTGCCCGCCTCACCTGGCTCGGAGGACACTGCCCCCTCCCCGGGCGGCGCGGAGGCGCCCGCACGCCAGGCCCCGAGGCCGCCGCCATGGGAACGTCCCACCCCGACCTGCTCAGGCCGCAGAGGCGCTCGGGGTCGCGACCCAGACCTCGATCCTGCAGATGGAGCGGACTCCGGGTCTGAGCAGCCCCCGCCAGCCCGGGGAGCCCCGCCGCTGCCGCCCAATCGCTGCGATCGCCCCGAAGGTCCCGGTCCCCGCTGCGGGCACCGATGCCCGCGCCGCGACCCCAACCTGGCGGGAGCCAGGGCGTCCCCGCTCCGCAGGGCGGGCGCAG AGCAAGAGTCGGTCAGTGGTCACCTGGGACCTCCAGCAGGTGCAGCCCCCGAGACTCCCACGTGCCTGCCAGACACCACGCCCCACCCTGCACCGGTGGTCTGTTCTGCCGACCCACA gtTGGCTCTTGAGTCCCTGGACCCTCGCACACTGCGGCTGCTGTGGAGGCAGCGAGAACTGGAGATCCAGGCCTTGCGGTGGGCCGTCCAGAATGGCCAGGACGCCTGGCGCTGCCACATCCTGGAGGAGGTGGCGGGGCTTCCGCCCAAGAG GAGCTCCCACAGCCAGGAGAAATTCCTGCAGAACCAGGTCCAGAAGCTGACCCTGGAGTTGAAGGAACAGAAGGAGCAAGCCCAGTGG GAGAAGGAGCACTTGGAGGAGCGGCTGCTGCAGACCACCCGCACgctccaggaggtggaggccgaGCTACAGAACTTGCAGAAGTCCTGCCTCCTGCAGCTGGCCCGCTCCTCGTGGGTGGGCCGCATGCTACGATCCCAGACTGGCAGTGTGGAG GTAGTGACGGCAGAGACTCTGATGGACCCAAGTGACCTCTCTGAAAACATTCAGGCCCCCACTGGGGAG GGCTTTCGGCTGGAGGACGTGGACTGGAACAGCATTGCCCACCGCTACCCCAACCTCTTCACCAGCATGGAGCCCAGCTCAAAGCAAAA gcagccccagccctggccacAGCTGGACACAGGGAGCTCAGAGTCCTCCAGAAAGCACTCCGAGCGGCATCACAAGACCGTGGAGTGGGGCTCCCTGCCCTGTCTGAACACCAGCAGCTCAGGGGGCGCTGACTCCGACTCCAGCATCTGCCGGCCAGGCCTGCCTTCCCTCGTGCAGGCGATAGGGCACACGCCCCGGGACCACCGCGCTTCCTCCGAGCAGGCGCTGGTGCAGGCCGGGAGCCACAGCAGGGACTCAGAAG ATCTCCAGAAAACCCACTCACCCGGGCACGGCGATCCGGTCCTGTCGCCCCAGCCCTGCACAGACCCCGACCACTGGAGCCCGGAACTCCTGCAGAG CCCGACAGGCCTGAAGATCGTGGCTGTGAGCCGCCAGGAGAAGTTCGTCCGCATCTTCAACCCGTCGCAGGAGAGCACGGCCGACCTGAGCGGCATGGTGCTGAAGCAGCTGGTGCGCGGCTTCCCGGAGCGCCTGTACCGCTTCCCGCCGGGCACGCTGCTGGCCCCGCGGCACCACGTCACG GTCTGGGGCGAGGCGACCCGCAGCGCCAAGAAGCCGCTGTGCGCGTCCTCGGGCCGGGAGCCCgttcccctcctctccatccgCGGCTGCGCGACGCTGCTCCTGAGCCCCAAGGGCGAG GTCCTCAGTGAGCACCGGATCCCACGCCGCGAGACTCCGGCCCCGAGGGTCTTCGCCGACGGCACCGACTTGTCCATCGACCGCTTCCCGCTCCCTGAGGCCGGGCCCGGCGCCGACACCCGCAAGCCGCCGCGCCCACCTCGACCCCTGCGCAAAGGCCGGGTGCGGGAGCCCCGGGTCAGTCGCCGGAGACCAGG GACGCGGGGCCTGCTGCCCCCAATGAGCTCGGGGAAGCTCTTCCACGAGCGGGAGGGGCCCGCGCGGCCCGAGACCCCGGAGATCCCCGCGCCGCAGCACCTGCCCGCCATCCCGGGTGACCCCACCCTGCCGTCGCCTCCCGCAGAGGCCGGGCTGGGCCTGGAGGACTGTCGGCTCCGGAAAGAGCACCGAGTTCGG GTGTGCCGGAAGAGCGTGGACCGTAGCTGCCCCCTGGTGGCCCTGTCGGTGCAGAGCACGGCGGAGAGCAGATTCGGCTTCCGCTTCCTCAGCTGCCTGCCGGTCACCGCGGACACCTGCCGCGGCGCCTAG
- the LMNTD2 gene encoding lamin tail domain-containing protein 2 isoform X3, which translates to MGPTLLCQPHPPATHSWGGGPLEQASSPTSPASSCHARTPGTRRIINQIHDFLPASPGSEDTAPSPGGAEAPARQAPRPPPWERPTPTCSGRRGARGRDPDLDPADGADSGSEQPPPARGAPPLPPNRCDRPEGPGPRCGHRCPRRDPNLAGARASPLRRAGAEQESVSGHLGPPAGAAPETPTCLPDTTPHPAPVVCSADPQVCCCCRLALESLDPRTLRLLWRQRELEIQALRWAVQNGQDAWRCHILEEVAGLPPKRSSHSQEKFLQNQVQKLTLELKEQKEQAQWEKEHLEERLLQTTRTLQEVEAELQNLQKSCLLQLARSSWVGRMLRSQTGSVEVVTAETLMDPSDLSENIQAPTGEGFRLEDVDWNSIAHRYPNLFTSMEPSSKQKQPQPWPQLDTGSSESSRKHSERHHKTVEWGSLPCLNTSSSGGADSDSSICRPGLPSLVQAIGHTPRDHRASSEQALVQAGSHSRDSEDLQKTHSPGHGDPVLSPQPCTDPDHWSPELLQSPTGLKIVAVSRQEKFVRIFNPSQESTADLSGMVLKQLVRGFPERLYRFPPGTLLAPRHHVTVLSEHRIPRRETPAPRVFADGTDLSIDRFPLPEAGPGADTRKPPRPPRPLRKGRVREPRVSRRRPGTRGLLPPMSSGKLFHEREGPARPETPEIPAPQHLPAIPGDPTLPSPPAEAGLGLEDCRLRKEHRVRVCRKSVDRSCPLVALSVQSTAESRFGFRFLSCLPVTADTCRGA; encoded by the exons ATGGGCCCCACCCTCCTGTGCCAGCCCCACCCGCCGGCCACACATTCCTGGGGTGGCGGCCCTCTGGAGCAGGCATCCTCCCCCACTTCACCAGCTTCCTCTTGCCACGCTCGCACTCCCGGAACAAGGCGAATCATTAACCAGATCCACGATTTCCTGCCCGCCTCACCTGGCTCGGAGGACACTGCCCCCTCCCCGGGCGGCGCGGAGGCGCCCGCACGCCAGGCCCCGAGGCCGCCGCCATGGGAACGTCCCACCCCGACCTGCTCAGGCCGCAGAGGCGCTCGGGGTCGCGACCCAGACCTCGATCCTGCAGATGGAGCGGACTCCGGGTCTGAGCAGCCCCCGCCAGCCCGGGGAGCCCCGCCGCTGCCGCCCAATCGCTGCGATCGCCCCGAAGGTCCCGGTCCCCGCTGCGGGCACCGATGCCCGCGCCGCGACCCCAACCTGGCGGGAGCCAGGGCGTCCCCGCTCCGCAGGGCGGGCGCAG AGCAAGAGTCGGTCAGTGGTCACCTGGGACCTCCAGCAGGTGCAGCCCCCGAGACTCCCACGTGCCTGCCAGACACCACGCCCCACCCTGCACCGGTGGTCTGTTCTGCCGACCCACA ggtctgctgctgctgcaggtTGGCTCTTGAGTCCCTGGACCCTCGCACACTGCGGCTGCTGTGGAGGCAGCGAGAACTGGAGATCCAGGCCTTGCGGTGGGCCGTCCAGAATGGCCAGGACGCCTGGCGCTGCCACATCCTGGAGGAGGTGGCGGGGCTTCCGCCCAAGAG GAGCTCCCACAGCCAGGAGAAATTCCTGCAGAACCAGGTCCAGAAGCTGACCCTGGAGTTGAAGGAACAGAAGGAGCAAGCCCAGTGG GAGAAGGAGCACTTGGAGGAGCGGCTGCTGCAGACCACCCGCACgctccaggaggtggaggccgaGCTACAGAACTTGCAGAAGTCCTGCCTCCTGCAGCTGGCCCGCTCCTCGTGGGTGGGCCGCATGCTACGATCCCAGACTGGCAGTGTGGAG GTAGTGACGGCAGAGACTCTGATGGACCCAAGTGACCTCTCTGAAAACATTCAGGCCCCCACTGGGGAG GGCTTTCGGCTGGAGGACGTGGACTGGAACAGCATTGCCCACCGCTACCCCAACCTCTTCACCAGCATGGAGCCCAGCTCAAAGCAAAA gcagccccagccctggccacAGCTGGACACAGGGAGCTCAGAGTCCTCCAGAAAGCACTCCGAGCGGCATCACAAGACCGTGGAGTGGGGCTCCCTGCCCTGTCTGAACACCAGCAGCTCAGGGGGCGCTGACTCCGACTCCAGCATCTGCCGGCCAGGCCTGCCTTCCCTCGTGCAGGCGATAGGGCACACGCCCCGGGACCACCGCGCTTCCTCCGAGCAGGCGCTGGTGCAGGCCGGGAGCCACAGCAGGGACTCAGAAG ATCTCCAGAAAACCCACTCACCCGGGCACGGCGATCCGGTCCTGTCGCCCCAGCCCTGCACAGACCCCGACCACTGGAGCCCGGAACTCCTGCAGAG CCCGACAGGCCTGAAGATCGTGGCTGTGAGCCGCCAGGAGAAGTTCGTCCGCATCTTCAACCCGTCGCAGGAGAGCACGGCCGACCTGAGCGGCATGGTGCTGAAGCAGCTGGTGCGCGGCTTCCCGGAGCGCCTGTACCGCTTCCCGCCGGGCACGCTGCTGGCCCCGCGGCACCACGTCACG GTCCTCAGTGAGCACCGGATCCCACGCCGCGAGACTCCGGCCCCGAGGGTCTTCGCCGACGGCACCGACTTGTCCATCGACCGCTTCCCGCTCCCTGAGGCCGGGCCCGGCGCCGACACCCGCAAGCCGCCGCGCCCACCTCGACCCCTGCGCAAAGGCCGGGTGCGGGAGCCCCGGGTCAGTCGCCGGAGACCAGG GACGCGGGGCCTGCTGCCCCCAATGAGCTCGGGGAAGCTCTTCCACGAGCGGGAGGGGCCCGCGCGGCCCGAGACCCCGGAGATCCCCGCGCCGCAGCACCTGCCCGCCATCCCGGGTGACCCCACCCTGCCGTCGCCTCCCGCAGAGGCCGGGCTGGGCCTGGAGGACTGTCGGCTCCGGAAAGAGCACCGAGTTCGG GTGTGCCGGAAGAGCGTGGACCGTAGCTGCCCCCTGGTGGCCCTGTCGGTGCAGAGCACGGCGGAGAGCAGATTCGGCTTCCGCTTCCTCAGCTGCCTGCCGGTCACCGCGGACACCTGCCGCGGCGCCTAG
- the LMNTD2 gene encoding lamin tail domain-containing protein 2 isoform X1 produces the protein MGPTLLCQPHPPATHSWGGGPLEQASSPTSPASSCHARTPGTRRIINQIHDFLPASPGSEDTAPSPGGAEAPARQAPRPPPWERPTPTCSGRRGARGRDPDLDPADGADSGSEQPPPARGAPPLPPNRCDRPEGPGPRCGHRCPRRDPNLAGARASPLRRAGAEQESVSGHLGPPAGAAPETPTCLPDTTPHPAPVVCSADPQVCCCCRLALESLDPRTLRLLWRQRELEIQALRWAVQNGQDAWRCHILEEVAGLPPKRSSHSQEKFLQNQVQKLTLELKEQKEQAQWEKEHLEERLLQTTRTLQEVEAELQNLQKSCLLQLARSSWVGRMLRSQTGSVEVVTAETLMDPSDLSENIQAPTGEGFRLEDVDWNSIAHRYPNLFTSMEPSSKQKQPQPWPQLDTGSSESSRKHSERHHKTVEWGSLPCLNTSSSGGADSDSSICRPGLPSLVQAIGHTPRDHRASSEQALVQAGSHSRDSEDLQKTHSPGHGDPVLSPQPCTDPDHWSPELLQSPTGLKIVAVSRQEKFVRIFNPSQESTADLSGMVLKQLVRGFPERLYRFPPGTLLAPRHHVTVWGEATRSAKKPLCASSGREPVPLLSIRGCATLLLSPKGEVLSEHRIPRRETPAPRVFADGTDLSIDRFPLPEAGPGADTRKPPRPPRPLRKGRVREPRVSRRRPGTRGLLPPMSSGKLFHEREGPARPETPEIPAPQHLPAIPGDPTLPSPPAEAGLGLEDCRLRKEHRVRVCRKSVDRSCPLVALSVQSTAESRFGFRFLSCLPVTADTCRGA, from the exons ATGGGCCCCACCCTCCTGTGCCAGCCCCACCCGCCGGCCACACATTCCTGGGGTGGCGGCCCTCTGGAGCAGGCATCCTCCCCCACTTCACCAGCTTCCTCTTGCCACGCTCGCACTCCCGGAACAAGGCGAATCATTAACCAGATCCACGATTTCCTGCCCGCCTCACCTGGCTCGGAGGACACTGCCCCCTCCCCGGGCGGCGCGGAGGCGCCCGCACGCCAGGCCCCGAGGCCGCCGCCATGGGAACGTCCCACCCCGACCTGCTCAGGCCGCAGAGGCGCTCGGGGTCGCGACCCAGACCTCGATCCTGCAGATGGAGCGGACTCCGGGTCTGAGCAGCCCCCGCCAGCCCGGGGAGCCCCGCCGCTGCCGCCCAATCGCTGCGATCGCCCCGAAGGTCCCGGTCCCCGCTGCGGGCACCGATGCCCGCGCCGCGACCCCAACCTGGCGGGAGCCAGGGCGTCCCCGCTCCGCAGGGCGGGCGCAG AGCAAGAGTCGGTCAGTGGTCACCTGGGACCTCCAGCAGGTGCAGCCCCCGAGACTCCCACGTGCCTGCCAGACACCACGCCCCACCCTGCACCGGTGGTCTGTTCTGCCGACCCACA ggtctgctgctgctgcaggtTGGCTCTTGAGTCCCTGGACCCTCGCACACTGCGGCTGCTGTGGAGGCAGCGAGAACTGGAGATCCAGGCCTTGCGGTGGGCCGTCCAGAATGGCCAGGACGCCTGGCGCTGCCACATCCTGGAGGAGGTGGCGGGGCTTCCGCCCAAGAG GAGCTCCCACAGCCAGGAGAAATTCCTGCAGAACCAGGTCCAGAAGCTGACCCTGGAGTTGAAGGAACAGAAGGAGCAAGCCCAGTGG GAGAAGGAGCACTTGGAGGAGCGGCTGCTGCAGACCACCCGCACgctccaggaggtggaggccgaGCTACAGAACTTGCAGAAGTCCTGCCTCCTGCAGCTGGCCCGCTCCTCGTGGGTGGGCCGCATGCTACGATCCCAGACTGGCAGTGTGGAG GTAGTGACGGCAGAGACTCTGATGGACCCAAGTGACCTCTCTGAAAACATTCAGGCCCCCACTGGGGAG GGCTTTCGGCTGGAGGACGTGGACTGGAACAGCATTGCCCACCGCTACCCCAACCTCTTCACCAGCATGGAGCCCAGCTCAAAGCAAAA gcagccccagccctggccacAGCTGGACACAGGGAGCTCAGAGTCCTCCAGAAAGCACTCCGAGCGGCATCACAAGACCGTGGAGTGGGGCTCCCTGCCCTGTCTGAACACCAGCAGCTCAGGGGGCGCTGACTCCGACTCCAGCATCTGCCGGCCAGGCCTGCCTTCCCTCGTGCAGGCGATAGGGCACACGCCCCGGGACCACCGCGCTTCCTCCGAGCAGGCGCTGGTGCAGGCCGGGAGCCACAGCAGGGACTCAGAAG ATCTCCAGAAAACCCACTCACCCGGGCACGGCGATCCGGTCCTGTCGCCCCAGCCCTGCACAGACCCCGACCACTGGAGCCCGGAACTCCTGCAGAG CCCGACAGGCCTGAAGATCGTGGCTGTGAGCCGCCAGGAGAAGTTCGTCCGCATCTTCAACCCGTCGCAGGAGAGCACGGCCGACCTGAGCGGCATGGTGCTGAAGCAGCTGGTGCGCGGCTTCCCGGAGCGCCTGTACCGCTTCCCGCCGGGCACGCTGCTGGCCCCGCGGCACCACGTCACG GTCTGGGGCGAGGCGACCCGCAGCGCCAAGAAGCCGCTGTGCGCGTCCTCGGGCCGGGAGCCCgttcccctcctctccatccgCGGCTGCGCGACGCTGCTCCTGAGCCCCAAGGGCGAG GTCCTCAGTGAGCACCGGATCCCACGCCGCGAGACTCCGGCCCCGAGGGTCTTCGCCGACGGCACCGACTTGTCCATCGACCGCTTCCCGCTCCCTGAGGCCGGGCCCGGCGCCGACACCCGCAAGCCGCCGCGCCCACCTCGACCCCTGCGCAAAGGCCGGGTGCGGGAGCCCCGGGTCAGTCGCCGGAGACCAGG GACGCGGGGCCTGCTGCCCCCAATGAGCTCGGGGAAGCTCTTCCACGAGCGGGAGGGGCCCGCGCGGCCCGAGACCCCGGAGATCCCCGCGCCGCAGCACCTGCCCGCCATCCCGGGTGACCCCACCCTGCCGTCGCCTCCCGCAGAGGCCGGGCTGGGCCTGGAGGACTGTCGGCTCCGGAAAGAGCACCGAGTTCGG GTGTGCCGGAAGAGCGTGGACCGTAGCTGCCCCCTGGTGGCCCTGTCGGTGCAGAGCACGGCGGAGAGCAGATTCGGCTTCCGCTTCCTCAGCTGCCTGCCGGTCACCGCGGACACCTGCCGCGGCGCCTAG